The following coding sequences lie in one Chanos chanos chromosome 4, fChaCha1.1, whole genome shotgun sequence genomic window:
- the erh gene encoding enhancer of rudimentary homolog, translating into MSHTILLVQPTKRPEGRTYADYESVNECMEGVCKMYEEHLKRMNPNSPSITYDISQLFDFVDDLADLSCLVYRADTQTYQPYNKDWIKEKIYVLLRRQAQQAGK; encoded by the exons ATG TCGCACACCATTCTACTGGTCCAGCCCACGAAGAGACCAGAGGGGAGAACATATGCCGACTACGAGTCTGTCAATGAATGCATGGAAG GTGTGTGTAAGATGTATGAGGAACATTTGAAGAGGATGAATCCTAACAGCCCGTCCATTACTTACGACATCAGTCAGCTGTTTGATTTTGTCGACGACCTAGCTGACCTCAGTTGCCTGGT GTAtcgagcagacacacagacgtacCAGCCCTACAACAAAGACTGGATCAAAGAGAAGATCTATGTCTTACTGAGACGTCAGGCCCAACAGGCTGGGAAATAG
- the paplnb gene encoding papilin b, proteoglycan-like sulfated glycoprotein: MLLLLSVLGILHLLCAPTFSLRQPSDDYYGDYGPYGECSRTCGTGVAMRTRTCITQRTDGGHNCVGPSRSYKICNTQECPSGSRDFREEQCSQFDRRDFQGKRYTWLPYYGGANPCELVCVPRGENFYYRHRPAVVDGTPCHVGRSDICVEGVCRTWPYHINSNQRDLQVNSKQRSVYSYGQYSECSVSCGGGYQTRTVRCVMGNSAEPHVVDDSYCVSHGLQRPAAQQACNYHPCTTTVSAEYSVSSYSVCSVTCGEGRQTREVFCVGARGERLAEHACSGLTRPADTQTCRRPACQLILQYYVGDWSLCTRSCGSGTRERRVACLDMDQNQYEEARCASQVKPHTVESCNTQPCPGAQMVPSVQDPTGHESSLRGFVPFDHMDHSDRRPHVTHATYDPYTPVIGPHCAQSYYGCCPDGHTSATGPHGEGCVQDCVRTRFGCCLDGVTAALGFGRAGCPDYTLRDHSPPQVHSADVCSMARDAGSCYNWTARFYYDSSSGSCNHFWYGGCQGNGNNFASREECHRTCGGSRGAGVPRRGPTVVRRQRLGSYRARA, encoded by the exons ATGCTGCTCCTCCTCTCAGTCCTGGGGATCCTGCACCTGCTTTGCGCCCCAACATTCTCT CTACGCCAGCCGAGCGACGATTACTATGGGGACTATGGGCCGTATGGAGAGTGTAGCCGTACCTGTGGCACAGGAGTGGCCATGAGGACCCGTACCTGCATCactcagag GACGGACGGAGGACACAACTGTGTAGGACCATCAAGATCCTACAAAATATGTAACACAcag GAATGCCCATCGGGATCACGGGATTTCCGTGAGGAGCAGTGTTCCCAGTTTGACAGGAGAGATTTCCAGGGCAAACGCTACACCTGGCTGCCCTACTACGGAG GGGCCAACCCATGTGAGCTGGTGTGCGTGCCCAGAGGAGAGAACTTCTACTACCGTCATCGACCTGCTGTGGTGGATGGCACCCCGTGTCACGTCGGTCGCAGTGACATCTGCGTGGAAGGCGTCTGCAGg ACGTGGCCCTATCACATCAACAGCAACCAGAGAGATCTACAGGTAAACTCTAAgcagaggagtgt gtactCATATGGGCAGTATTCAGAGTGTTCCGTCTCGTGTGGCGGAGGGTACCAGACACGAACCGTTCGCTGTGTGATGGGTAACTCAGCAGAGCCCCATGTGGTGGATGATTCATACTGCGTCTCTCACGGCCTTCAGAGACCTGCAGCCCAGCAAGCATGTAACTATCATCCCTGTACCACCACTGTTTCTGCAGAGTACAGCGTCTCCAGCTACAGCGTG TGCTCAGTGACATGTGGAGAAGGTCGGCAGACCAGAGAGGTGTTCTGCGTGGgggccagaggagagagactaGCCGAACACGCCTGCTCCGGGCTCACGAGACCTGCAGACACCCAGACCTGCCGCAGGCCTGCATGTCAGCTCATTCTCCAATACTACGTTGGCGACTGGAGCCtg tgtACCCGTAGTTGTGGGTCCGGTACTCGGGAGCGGAGAGTCGCCTGTTTGGACATGGATCAGAACCAGTATGAGGAAGCAAGATGTGCATCGCAGGTGAAACCACACACAGTGGAAAGCTGTAACACCCAGCCTTGCCCCGGAGCAcaga TGGTGCCCAGCGTCCAGGACCCTACAGGTCACGAGAGTTCTCTGCGTGGATTTGTGCCCTTTGACCACATGGACCACTCAG ATCGCAGGCCCCATGTTACACACGCAACATATGACCCATACACCCCCGTGATTGGTCCACACTGCGCCCAATCATATTATGGCTGCTGCCCTGATGGCCACACCTCTGCCACTGGCCCTCATGGGGAGGGCTGTGTCCAGGACTGTGTCAGGACCAg GTTTGGTTGCTGTCTGGATGGAGTAACAGCAGCCCTGGGTTTTGGAAGAGCTGGATGTCCTGATTACACCCTTAGA gaTCATTCTCCTCCTCAGGTTCACTCTGCTGATGTGTGCTCCATGGCACGCGATGCCGGCTCCTGCTACAACTGGACGGCTCGCTTCTATTACGACTCTTCCTCTGGCTCCTGCAACCACTTCTGGTACGGAGGTTGCCAGGGCAACGGAAACAACTTTGCCTCCAGGGAGGAGTGCCACAGGACGTGCGGAGGAAGCCGCGGTGCAGGGGTTCCCAGGAGAGGGCCCACTGTGGTCAGACGTCAGCGACTGGGGTCGTACCGTGCGCGGGCATAA
- the kcnf1a gene encoding potassium voltage-gated channel subfamily F member 1a, which produces MWGISRARFANCSGSEASEETEIVVNVGGVKQVLYGDVLNRYPETRLAELANHVTENSGELSALCDDYDAERGEFYFDRDPDSFKCITELYYYGEVHMKRGICPMCFMKEMEFWRIDPDFLDECCKSSLNEMETELAEIAEKVRTILDDMEGDPSASASQRCQAMLWKLVEKPESSLPARVIAIVSFLLILLSSVVLCVGTIPELLSEDEEGNPMEHPTLETIETVCIGWFTVEYVLRLISSPNKLHFMLSFMNIVDFLAIMPFYLVLILTHLNTAVMELANVQQAIQALRIMRIARIFKLARHSSGLQTLTYALKNSFKELGLLLMYMGVGIFLFSALGYTMEQSHPDTMFTSIPQSFWWAIITMTTVGYGDIYPKTTLGRCNAAVSFLCGVIAIALPIHPIINNFVIFYSKQRMLETAAKHEIELMALRSSEAQDKGHEGRLRTRRSVAGAGSVWDSTMRASQSDTYIPLLGDSAQQTPTQTCKNN; this is translated from the coding sequence ATGTGGGGGATATCGAGAGCGCGTTTCGCCAATTGTAGCGGCTCAGAGGCGAGCGAAGAGACAGAAATTGTGGTGAATGTCGGCGGCGTCAAACAGGTGCTGTACGGAGATGTATTGAACCGCTATCCGGAGACGCGTTTAGCCGAGCTGGCAAACCACGTTACGGAGAACTCCGGTGAACTTTCTGCCTTGTGTGATGATTACGACGCAGAGAGAGGTGAATTTTACTTTGACAGAGACCCAGATTCCTTCAAATGCATTACTGAACTCTACTACTATGGAGAAGTGCACATGAAACGAGGTATATGCCCGATGTGTTTTATGAAGGAAATGGAGTTCTGGAGGATCGATCCAGACTTCTTGGACGAGTGCTGTAAGAGCAGTCTGAATGAGATGGAGACCGAGCTGGCGGAGATCGCAGAGAAGGTCCGGACCATCCTCGACGATATGGAGGGTGACCCCTCAGCCAGCGCGAGCCAGCGATGCCAGGCAATGTTGTGGAAGCTCGTGGAGAAACCAGAGTCTTCGTTGCCTGCTCGCGTTATTGCTATCGTCtccttcctcctcatcctcctctcctctgtcgtTTTGTGTGTGGGCACCATCCCAGAACTCCTGTCAGAGGATGAGGAGGGCAACCCAATGGAGCATCCCACCTTGGAGACCATCGAGACGGTCTGTATTGGCTGGTTCACGGTGGAATACGTGTTGCGTCTGATCTCCTCTCCAAACAAGCTTCATTTTATGCTGTCTTTCATGAACATTGTTGACTTCTTGGCCATCATGCCTTTCTACTTGGTGCTCATTCTGACCCATCTGAACACGGCCGTGATGGAGCTAGCCAACGTGCAACAGGCCATTCAAGCTCTACGCATCATGCGTATTGCCCGTATCTTTAAACTGGCTCGTCACTCCTCGGGTCTACAGACCCTCACATACGCtctgaaaaacagttttaaagaaCTAGGCTTGCTGCTCATGTACATGGGAGTGGGAATCTTCCTGTTCTCCGCTTTAGGTTACACTATGGAGCAAAGCCACCCAGACACCATGTTTACCAGCATTCCCCAATCTTTTTGGTGGGCCATTATTACAATGACGACCGTTGGCTACGGTGACATCTACCCGAAGACTACGCTCGGTCGCTGTAACGCGGCTGTTAGTTTTCTGTGCGGCGTTATCGCTATCGCTTTGCCCATCCACCCAATCATCAACAACTTTGTCATCTTCTACAGCAAACAACGCATGCTTGAGACCGCCGCTAAACACGAGATAGAACTCATGGCGCTTCGGTCTAGTGAGGCACAGGATAAGGGACACGAGGGACGCTTGAGGACGCGACGGTCAGTCGCAGGTGCCGGTTCGGTTTGGGACAGCACTATGCGTGCGTCTCAAAGCGATACTTACATTCCGTTACTTGGTGACTCTGCTCAGCAGACGCCCACCCAGACATGTAAGAACAACTAG
- the drc1 gene encoding dynein regulatory complex protein 1 codes for MRKAGNSYEAQGAANSDSAAERITARRLRIGTRNEAKKRQELGQECPKVVEEEVRKSQVQVEQSERRMTKLQTNGTELVTNILVATDARESQRRKELEEARRLRLEKLENEGKSSYEKFQEINEKWTIAKTKELPQDLRDAQSSQQQLCAQLIADKNQLINELQQELKAFDERYVKDLKKQAEDVDLMIARMEDQVRTLIKSYRQELDQIENSFEDEQEALLMEKKENWEQQTKQRRDKEMELLLQRIKQVEEYGDLLQKLRAEDAEEFNIIKIKLETEVEDREQRLQQEKAIHQLNQEKLDYNYQMLKNSDEEKTIIMSVQKRKITRMQDALNNLKGKCANQVKQSREENQSLTEDYKRNMQQYKRVEKKMKHFAAVNAKRFEDVWLMNEEEVKALVRKVLEVDRLIHEQQLGLTWVPPPMPFMEQSGPTVTQHPAQTSARQAAAKALQADEQEDKAEQDVVESSGGLERKGAGVDGKTVKQVLELLCDETGFLIEDKLLKLLSPVEKDEQSLMKLDSVFSAIGIENEEDVYKMTDFFMKYKQKLKEQEEVTLTLSGGGSSDLIHPNDVLVALRAFTAQHCRSRKGQSQQQHSGLSLEGRDEAEDAKYWESLANIIPESKLKLWAALEAALNMYHSELMARSKLLEETKNLKQQNTEIKMLLYQHYIPKVHAEVEVPQMVHFAHK; via the exons ATGCGGAAAGCTGGCAATTCGTATGAGGCTCAGGGCGCAGCGAACAGTGACAGTGCAGCGGAGAGAATAACAGCCCGTCGCCTCCGTATTGGCACCCGCAACGAAGCCAAGAAACG TCAGGAACTTGGACAGGAATGTCCGAAAGTGGTCGAGGAAGAGGTCCGAAAAAGCCAGGTACAGGTGGAACAGAGCGAGAGG CGTATGACCAAGTTACAGACTAATGGTACAGAACTGGTCACTAACATCCTGGTGGCGACGGACGCCAGAGAATCGCAAAGGAGAAAAGAACTGGAGGAGGCACGGAGGCtgcg GCTTGAAAAGCTGGAAAATGAGGGCAAGTCGAGTTATGAGAAATTTCAGGAAATCAATGAGAAATGGACCATCGCTAAAACAAAAGAGCTGCCTCAGGACCTGAGAGATGCGCAGAGCAGCCAGCAACAGCTGTGTGCTCAGCTTATCGCCGACAAAAACCAACTTATCAATGAGCTTCAACAG GAACTGAAGGCATTTGACGAGCGTTATGTAAAGGACCTAAAGAAGCAGGCTGAAGATGTAGACCTTATGATTGCAAGAATGGAGGATCAGGTTCGGACTCTGATCAAGTCTTACAGACAGGAGCTGGATCAGATCGAG AATTCCTTCGAGGACGAGCAGGAAGCTCTGCTgatggagaaaaaggagaactGGGAACAACAAACGAAGCAACGCCGGGACAAAGAG ATGGAGCTATTGTTGCAGAGGATTAAGCAGGTGGAGGAATATGGGGACTTGCTGCAGAAGCTCAGAGCAGAAGACGCCGAGGAGTTTAACATTATCAAGATCAAACTGGAGACGGAGGTGGAG gatAGAGAACAGAGGCTGCAGCAGGAGAAAGCCATCCACCAGCTCAATCAGGAGAAACTGGACTATAACTACCAGATGCTGAAGAACAGCGATGAGGAGAAGACCATCATTATGTCTGTGCAAAAACGCAAGATCACCAG AATGCAGGATGCTCTTAACAACCTGAAGGGCAAGTGTGCCAATCAGGTGAAACAGTCTCGGGAGGAAAACCAATCGCTGACGGAGGACTACAAACGCAACATGCAGCAATACAAACGCgtagagaagaaaatgaa GCATTTTGCGGCCGTCAACGCAAAGAGGTTTGAGGATGTGTGGCTGATGAATGAGGAAGAAGTCAAGGCTCTGGTCCGGAAGGTTCTGGAGGTGGACCGGCTCATTCACGAACAGCAGCTGGGCCTGACGTGGGTCCCCCCGCCTATGCCCTTCATGGAACAGTCCGGACCGACGGTAACGCAGCACCCGGCCCAGACGTCGGCGCGACAGGCCGCGGCCAAAGCCCTGCAAGCTGACGAGCAGGAGGACAAGGCGGAGCAAGACGTTGTGGAATCTTCCGGAGGCCTGGAGAGAAAAGGTGCCGGAGTGGATGGCAAAACGGTGAAGCAGGTGCTGGAACTGCTGTGTGATGAGACG ggGTTTCTGATTGAGGATAAGCTGCTGAAGCTGCTGTCCCCAGTGGAGAAAGACGAACAGTCTCTTATGAAGCTGGACTCTGTCTTCTCG GCTATTGGGATTGAGAATGAAGAGGACGTCTATAAAATGACAGACTTCTTtatgaaatacaaacagaagctgaaggagcaggaggaggtaACACTGACTCTTT CAGGAGGTGGGTCCTCTGACCTCATCCACCCCAACGATGTGCTGGTGGCTTTACGAGCCTTCACTGCTCAACACTGCAGATCCAG gaagggCCAGTCCCAGCAGCAGCACAGTGGGTTGAGTTTGGAGGGAAGGGATGAAGCAGAAGATGCTAAATACTGGGAAAGTCTGGCCAACATCATCCCAGAGTCTAAACTCAAGCTCTGGGCTGCGCTAGAGGCAGCACTCAACATGTACCA TTCTGAGTTGATGGCAAGGTCCAAACTGTTGGAGGAAACCAAGAACCTGAAACAACAGAATACGGAAATCAAAATGCTACTTTACCAACATTACATCCccaag GTGCACGCTGAGGTGGAAGTCCCACAGATGGTCCACTTTGCCCATAAATGa